The following nucleotide sequence is from Halogeometricum borinquense DSM 11551.
CCAAGTACGACATCTCCGAACTCGGCCCAGCGATTAAAGATATAGACGACCCCGACGAACTCCGCGAGATTCTGGACGCCGAGAAGGACGGTGAGAATCGCGCGGGCGCAATCGCGCTCATCGAGAGTCGCATCGAGAAATTCGAAGAGGACGGCGAGGAGGAGATTGGAGAGATAGACCTCTCGACGATGTCGGCCGCAGAGGTGGGCAACGCCCTCCAGAACATCGACGACGTAGAGGAACTCGAACGACTCCTCGAAGAGGAATCTGAGGGAGAAGACCGCGACTCGGTGAGTCGCCTCATTCAGCGCCGACTCGACGCCGTGCAGGGAAGCGAGGAGGAAGAAGAGACGGAGATAGACGACCGGCCGCCGGAAGAACGGCACCCGGACCTCTCGCATCCGACGCGGGACAAGCGGCACGTCCGCGCGCTTCGCGGCGGGACCTACCGCGACATGTGGGTGTACTGTGAGACGCAGGCGGGCGAACTCGTCTCTGTCGCCAAGGAAATGCTCGGGAAGGCCCGGCAACTGATGGACGACTACAACGCGGAATATCCAGACGAGGACGACGAACGGGTCGTCGCAGTACTCGTCGGCGACGACGTGAAGACGCACGCAGACGACGTTATCGCTCTCGGTGCTGACGTGGTCGTCGTTCACGAGGACGAACGCCTCGCGCGCTTCCAACACAAGCCGTACACCGAAATCGTCTCCGACATGGCCCGTGCCGGTGCGACGCACGAGGATGGGGAAGTCATCGGCGGCCGCGACGAGGAGTGGCGCGACTACGACAAACCAAGATACGTCCTCTTCCCGGCGACGAACAACGGCCGTGACCTCTCTGCCCTCGTGCAGGCGGAACTGGACTCGGGTCTCGCAAGCGACTGTTCGGGTCTGTTCATCGACGAAGAGGTCATCTCGAATCCGGTGAAGACCGGTGCCGCTGGCGAGAAGCGGACGTTCGAGCGCGTCCTACATATGAAGCGTCCCGATTTCTCGGGGTTCGAGTACTCGACCATTCTCTGTCTGGACAACCCGCGGCGTGAGTTCCATCCGCAGGGAGCGTCCGTCATTCCCGGCAGTTTCGAGGTTCCCGACCCGGACCCCGAACGAGAGGGACTGAT
It contains:
- a CDS encoding electron transfer flavoprotein subunit alpha/FixB family protein, whose amino-acid sequence is MTDFDPTKYDISELGPAIKDIDDPDELREILDAEKDGENRAGAIALIESRIEKFEEDGEEEIGEIDLSTMSAAEVGNALQNIDDVEELERLLEEESEGEDRDSVSRLIQRRLDAVQGSEEEEETEIDDRPPEERHPDLSHPTRDKRHVRALRGGTYRDMWVYCETQAGELVSVAKEMLGKARQLMDDYNAEYPDEDDERVVAVLVGDDVKTHADDVIALGADVVVVHEDERLARFQHKPYTEIVSDMARAGATHEDGEVIGGRDEEWRDYDKPRYVLFPATNNGRDLSALVQAELDSGLASDCSGLFIDEEVISNPVKTGAAGEKRTFERVLHMKRPDFSGFEYSTILCLDNPRREFHPQGASVIPGSFEVPDPDPEREGLIVDHELELDDEWFRVAVTDHDRLDEGVDLSGHDVVVAVGRGIGDDPTRGMELALELADAFEDADVGVTRGIVTGSYSFDAHVEQYTQEERQIGETGQVVAPELYVAAGISGAIQHKVGMDESETVVAINTDPEARIRDFSDYFIEGDLFEVLPELTEAVKSGSFEFGTAAEEAATDGGAQTGSDIETDGDGRSDGSERR